The following coding sequences lie in one Silurus meridionalis isolate SWU-2019-XX chromosome 19, ASM1480568v1, whole genome shotgun sequence genomic window:
- the suox gene encoding sulfite oxidase, mitochondrial isoform X1, whose product MHHLRHCKGFAHVLFPIGPRQLKSFIPAVSVWSQCLALHSASSNQHQNYSRFKGSRIRYALTGLVAGTGAVLAYGLVHNKAEQAEIPVTQTNSLPVYSQEEVTKHCSIEKGVWVTYKGGVYDITDFVTVHPGGDKILLAAGKALEPFWALYGVHEQEHVLEILSEYKVGILRAEDSKKDDIKSADPYSTDPTRHPALIVNSVKPFNAEPPPAILTDNYITPSDIFFKRNHLPVPHIDPKTYRLEIEGLPGGTVSLTLDDLKTLFPKRTLIATIQCAGNRRSEMNKVKQVKGLNWGIAAISNAKWSGAYLRDVLYHYGFSPEVAAKARHVQFEGLDVDVTGTPYGASIPINKAMSEEGDVLLAYKMNGEDLPADHGFPVRAIVPGVVGARNIKWLGKIVISEEESQSHWQQNDYKGFSPGTDWDTVDFKSAPAIQELPVQSAITNLADGSSIDRDMDKVTVKGYAWSGGGREVVRVDVSLDGGKTWHVAKLQSSEEIESSAPSPPPGRAWAWKLWEIEIPLPEGAQELEVVCKAVDSSYNTQPDSVAPIWNLRGVLTNAWHQVRVKVK is encoded by the exons ATGCATCACCTCAGACACTGCAAAGGTTTTGCCCATGTTTTATTTCCCATCGGTCCAAG GCAGCTGAAGAGCTTCATCCCTGCTGTATCTGTTTGGTCACAATGTCTCGCTCTACATTCAGCGAGCAGTAACCAACACCAGAACTACTCCAGATTCAAAGGATCGAGGATCAGATATGCATTAACTGGCCTGGTCGCTGGAACTGGAGCAGTACTAGCTTATGGACTTGTTCACAATAAG GCCGAGCAGGCGGAGATTCCGGTGACTCAGACCAACTCTCTACCAGTTTACAGCCAAGAAGAAGTTACAAAACATTGTTCCATTGAAAAGGGTGTGTGGGTCACTTACAAAGGAGGGGTTTATGATATCACTGACTTTGTGACTGTCCATCCTGGAGGTGACAAAATCCTTCTAGCCGCAGGAAAAGCTTTAGAACCCTTTTGGGCACTTTATGGCGTTCACGAACAGGAACATGTTCTGGAAATTCTGTCTGAGTATAAAGTTGGCATTCTTCGAGCAGAGGACAGCAAAAAGGACGACATTAAATCTGCAGATCCTTATTCTACTGACCCTACACGTCATCCTGCTCTAATTGTGAATAGTGTGAAACCCTTTAATGCTGAACCACCACCAGCCATTCTTACTGACAATTACATCACCCCTTCTGACATCTTTTTCAAGCGAAACCACCTTCCTGTTCCCCATATAGATCCTAAAACATACAGGCTAGAAATCGAGGGCCTACCTGGTGGTACTGTATCTCTGACTTTGGACGATCTTAAGACTCTTTTTCCTAAACGTACATTAATAGCAACCATCCAATGTGCTGGGAACCGACGTTCAGAGATGAACAAAGTAAAGCAGGTTAAAGGTCTAAACTGGGGAATTGCAGCAATCAGTAATGCTAAATGGTCAGGTGCATATCTAAGAGATGTTCTATACCATTATGGCTTTAGTCCAGAGGTGGCAGCTAAAGCACGGCATGTGCAGTTTGAAGGTTTAGATGTGGATGTCACTGGTACACCATATGGAGCATCAATCCCAATAAACAAGGCTATGAGTGAAGAGGGTGATGTCCTGTTAGCATACAAAATGAATGGAGAGGATCTTCCCGCAGATCATGGTTTCCCTGTTCGGGCCATTGTTCCTGGAGTTGTTGGAGCCAGAAACATCAAATGGCTTGGCAAAATAGTCATTAGTGAAGAGGAAAGCCAGAGTCACTGGCAGCAGAATGATTATAAAGGCTTTTCACCAGGCACTGATTGGGACACAGTGGATTTTAAATCAGCTCCTGCTATCCAGGAACTTCCTGTACAGTCAGCCATCACAAATCTGGCAGATGGATCCTCAATAGACAGAGACATGGATAAAGTGACAGTTAAAGGATACGCCTGGAGCGGTGGAGGAAGGGAGGTGGTGAGGGTCGACGTGTCATTGGATGGAGGAAAAACATGGCATGTGGCCAAACTTCAGAGCAGTGAGGAAATAGAATCTTCTGCACCTTCTCCTCCACCTGGTCGAGCTTGGGCCTGGAAACTTTGGGAAATAGAAATTCCATTACCAGAAGGTGCTCAGGAGCTCGAGGTTGTTTGCAAAGCGGTTGATAGTAGTTACAATACCCAGCCCGACTCTGTGGCACCTATTTGGAACTTGAGAGGAGTTCTTACCAACGCTTGGCATCAAGtcagagtgaaagtaaaatga
- the suox gene encoding sulfite oxidase, mitochondrial isoform X2: MSPVPVKAEQAEIPVTQTNSLPVYSQEEVTKHCSIEKGVWVTYKGGVYDITDFVTVHPGGDKILLAAGKALEPFWALYGVHEQEHVLEILSEYKVGILRAEDSKKDDIKSADPYSTDPTRHPALIVNSVKPFNAEPPPAILTDNYITPSDIFFKRNHLPVPHIDPKTYRLEIEGLPGGTVSLTLDDLKTLFPKRTLIATIQCAGNRRSEMNKVKQVKGLNWGIAAISNAKWSGAYLRDVLYHYGFSPEVAAKARHVQFEGLDVDVTGTPYGASIPINKAMSEEGDVLLAYKMNGEDLPADHGFPVRAIVPGVVGARNIKWLGKIVISEEESQSHWQQNDYKGFSPGTDWDTVDFKSAPAIQELPVQSAITNLADGSSIDRDMDKVTVKGYAWSGGGREVVRVDVSLDGGKTWHVAKLQSSEEIESSAPSPPPGRAWAWKLWEIEIPLPEGAQELEVVCKAVDSSYNTQPDSVAPIWNLRGVLTNAWHQVRVKVK, translated from the exons atgagtccggttcctgtcaag GCCGAGCAGGCGGAGATTCCGGTGACTCAGACCAACTCTCTACCAGTTTACAGCCAAGAAGAAGTTACAAAACATTGTTCCATTGAAAAGGGTGTGTGGGTCACTTACAAAGGAGGGGTTTATGATATCACTGACTTTGTGACTGTCCATCCTGGAGGTGACAAAATCCTTCTAGCCGCAGGAAAAGCTTTAGAACCCTTTTGGGCACTTTATGGCGTTCACGAACAGGAACATGTTCTGGAAATTCTGTCTGAGTATAAAGTTGGCATTCTTCGAGCAGAGGACAGCAAAAAGGACGACATTAAATCTGCAGATCCTTATTCTACTGACCCTACACGTCATCCTGCTCTAATTGTGAATAGTGTGAAACCCTTTAATGCTGAACCACCACCAGCCATTCTTACTGACAATTACATCACCCCTTCTGACATCTTTTTCAAGCGAAACCACCTTCCTGTTCCCCATATAGATCCTAAAACATACAGGCTAGAAATCGAGGGCCTACCTGGTGGTACTGTATCTCTGACTTTGGACGATCTTAAGACTCTTTTTCCTAAACGTACATTAATAGCAACCATCCAATGTGCTGGGAACCGACGTTCAGAGATGAACAAAGTAAAGCAGGTTAAAGGTCTAAACTGGGGAATTGCAGCAATCAGTAATGCTAAATGGTCAGGTGCATATCTAAGAGATGTTCTATACCATTATGGCTTTAGTCCAGAGGTGGCAGCTAAAGCACGGCATGTGCAGTTTGAAGGTTTAGATGTGGATGTCACTGGTACACCATATGGAGCATCAATCCCAATAAACAAGGCTATGAGTGAAGAGGGTGATGTCCTGTTAGCATACAAAATGAATGGAGAGGATCTTCCCGCAGATCATGGTTTCCCTGTTCGGGCCATTGTTCCTGGAGTTGTTGGAGCCAGAAACATCAAATGGCTTGGCAAAATAGTCATTAGTGAAGAGGAAAGCCAGAGTCACTGGCAGCAGAATGATTATAAAGGCTTTTCACCAGGCACTGATTGGGACACAGTGGATTTTAAATCAGCTCCTGCTATCCAGGAACTTCCTGTACAGTCAGCCATCACAAATCTGGCAGATGGATCCTCAATAGACAGAGACATGGATAAAGTGACAGTTAAAGGATACGCCTGGAGCGGTGGAGGAAGGGAGGTGGTGAGGGTCGACGTGTCATTGGATGGAGGAAAAACATGGCATGTGGCCAAACTTCAGAGCAGTGAGGAAATAGAATCTTCTGCACCTTCTCCTCCACCTGGTCGAGCTTGGGCCTGGAAACTTTGGGAAATAGAAATTCCATTACCAGAAGGTGCTCAGGAGCTCGAGGTTGTTTGCAAAGCGGTTGATAGTAGTTACAATACCCAGCCCGACTCTGTGGCACCTATTTGGAACTTGAGAGGAGTTCTTACCAACGCTTGGCATCAAGtcagagtgaaagtaaaatga